GGCGGGCCCCTGCAGCCCGGCGTTCGGGCCGCCCTGGCGCTGCTGCTGGCGCTCGCGGCAGCGGGCCACGCGGGCGCGCACCGCCTCGGACGGTTCGCCGGGCGGGGCGTCCAGCCAGTCCGGCGCCGCGGCCGGCAGCTCGATCGCCAGGTCCAGGCGGTCGAGCAGCGGCCCCGACACCTTGCCCACGTAGCGCGCCACCTGCTCGGGCGTGCAGGTGCAGGGGCGCGCCGGATGCCCGCGCCAGCCGCAGGGGCACGGATTCATGGCCGCCACCAGTTGGAACCGCGCCGGATACTGCACGGTATGGCGGGCCCGGGCAATGGCCACCCTGCCCGTTTCCAGGGGTTCGCGCAGCGATTCCAGGGCGCGCCGGTCGAATTCGGGCAACTCGTCCAGGAACAGGACGCCGTGGTGCGCCAGGCTGACCTCGCCCGGCCGCGGGCGGGCCCCGCCGCCGATCAGCGCCGCCGCCGAGGCCCCATGGTGCGGCGCGCGGAACGGCGGCTGGCCCTGCAGGGCCGAGGCCGCGCCGGCGGGCACGGCCAGCCCGGCCAGCGCCGCGGCCTCGAGCGCCTGAGTGCGCGACAAGGGCGGCAGCAGCCCCGGCAGGCGCTGGGCCAGCATGCTCTTGCCGGCGCCGGGCGGCCCCACCATGAGCAGGCTGTGCGCGCCGGCCGCCGCCACTTCGAGCGCGCGGCGCGCCATCGGCTGGCCGCGCACGTCCGACAGGCACGGCGGCGTGGCCGCGGACGGCCATGCACCGGGC
This genomic window from Bordetella petrii contains:
- a CDS encoding YifB family Mg chelatase-like AAA ATPase, translated to MTLAILASRALSGAEAPAVRVETHLGPGLPAFTVVGLPDTEVRESRERVRAAILNSGFEFPNGRITVNLSPADLPKASARFDLPIALGVLLASGQVAVPGPGGDAAPAGLQDLVLAGELSLTGALVPVGAPLALALAVAREQPDAALVLPAGSAAVAAWVPGLRVLAAGTLAEVAAHLAGSAPLARAEPGAWPSAATPPCLSDVRGQPMARRALEVAAAGAHSLLMVGPPGAGKSMLAQRLPGLLPPLSRTQALEAAALAGLAVPAGAASALQGQPPFRAPHHGASAAALIGGGARPRPGEVSLAHHGVLFLDELPEFDRRALESLREPLETGRVAIARARHTVQYPARFQLVAAMNPCPCGWRGHPARPCTCTPEQVARYVGKVSGPLLDRLDLAIELPAAAPDWLDAPPGEPSEAVRARVARCRERQQQRQGGPNAGLQGPAIDACCALDADGRALLQQAMRRLHGSARATHRALRVARTVADLDGREAIQARHVAEALQYRCTLR